A single region of the Montipora capricornis isolate CH-2021 chromosome 13, ASM3666992v2, whole genome shotgun sequence genome encodes:
- the LOC138030550 gene encoding uncharacterized protein: MFSLNLASPIESNNGCPITKRTILAGTSKLYDPLGVLSPVIILWKIIFQSVCKSKMGWDDPVEMFIHEQWLKLTQDLKMVGVVQLKRHYFHGKSLSELQSVPLHGFADASERAYGGVVYLRVELTDGTMFTELVTSRTRVAPINGDTIPRLELEFKQFVQNRVVEIRGLVKPAHWDYYCPLENNPADICSRGSLASKLVANQFWWNGPEFLWKGKDAWPNLPVNPEVIGTEPDTWLQLKKESSSSQKKQHDSTVLANVVADRVTSERKFNLDCIIPLKGFSSLQRLVRVTAYVLRFVSNLKRKNEKKELTDEDLKQEEIERTRELWIREVQGSVLNDEKFDQVKVSLSLYKDDKGILKCGGRLKNAPIPFNARFPIFLPRSSHLTNLVINECHLKVLHKGVRETLTELRSCFWVVKGRQAVKTVIAKCSVCKKIEGRRYSVPHSPTLPEFRSSDEFAFSRVGVDFAGPMYVRDIFAKGGGMNKVYIALFTCATSRAVHLELVPSLTAERFIKALARFKGRRGTPTLIVRDNGKTFKDSRVQAYCQRDGTKWRFNVEAAPWWGGFFERLVKSVKLSLKKCLRNARLNYDELSTTLVEVEAVLNSRPLTYVYDEFEEPLTPSHLVIGRRILSMPSKNYSIDVPHTQQALSRRAKFLQSILNHFWNRWQAEYLTQLREQHRCSKRVSSLRKVQVGDVVCIHEKTIPRQLRRLGRVQRLLPGPDGEVRSAVVKVKSGNLPSSEWRRPLQGLYPLEVKLNAEPDNAVPITVVRYEDVPAVVVNPS, translated from the exons ATGTTCTCTCTGAACTTGGCCTCTCCAATAGAAAGCAACAATGGTTGCCCTATTACAAAGAGAACTATTCTCGCAGGGACAAGCAAGCTGTATGATCCCCTTGGTGTACTGAGCCCAGTTATCATTCTGTGGAAGATAATCTTCCAATCTGTTTGTAAGTCAAAGATGGGCTGGGACGATCCTGTTGAAATGTTCATTCATGAACAGTGGCTCAAACTTACTCAAGATTTGAAGATGGTTGGAGTAGTTCAGCTGAAGAGGCATTACTTTCACGGCAAGTCGTTGTCAGAGTTGCAGAGTGTTCCACTTCATGGGTTCGCCGATGCGTCTGAGAGAGCGTATGGAGGAGTTGTATATTTGCGCGTCGAATTGACTGACGGAACCATGTTCACCGAGCTTGTGACATCAAGGACACGAGTTGCACCTATCAATGGAGATACCATTCCACGACTGGAATT AGAATTCAAGCAATTTGTGCAAAATAGAGTGGTGGAGATTCGTGGACTCGTAAAACCAGCTCATTGGGATTACTACTGCCCcttggagaataatccagctGATATATGTTCTCGCGGTTCATTGGCCTCTAAGCTTGTTGCCAATCAATTTTGGTGGAATGGCCCTGAGTTTCTTTGGAAAGGTAAAGATGCCTGGCCAAATCTTCCAGTGAACCCTGAGGTCATAGGTACAGAACCCGATACTTGGCTTCAGTTAAAGAAGGAAAGTTCAAGTAGTCAAAAGAAGCAACATGACAGCACTGTTCTTGCAAACGTTGTGGCTGACAGAGTAACGTCTGAAAGGAAGTTTAATCTTGACTGCATTATTCCTTTGAAAGGGTTTAGTAGTCTACAGAGACTGGTACGAGTTACTGCATATGTCTTGCGGTTTGTGTCCAATCTTAAgcgaaaaaatgaaaagaaagaattGACTGATGAAGATTTGAAGCAAGAAGAAATCGAACGAACGAGAGAACTTTGGATCAGGGAGGTGCAAGGTTCTGTTTTGAACGACGAGAAATTTGACCAGGTCAAAGTTTCGTTATCACTGTACAAAGATGACAAAGGAATTCTTAAGTGTGGAGGCCGTCTCAAGAATGCACCAATCCCGTTTAACGCTCGCTTTCCTATATTTCTGCCAAGGTCGTCCCACTTAACAAATTTGGTCATCAATGAATGTCATTTGAAGGTATTACACAAAGGCGTGAGAGAGACTCTTACAGAGCTAAGGTCCTGCTTCTGGGTAGTAAAGGGAAGACAAGCTGTGAAGACTGTGATTGCAAAATGTTCTGTTTGTAAGAAGATAGAAGGTAGACGTTATTCAGTTCCTCATTCCCCAACGCTTCCTGAGTTCCGGTCAAGTGACGAGTTTGCGTTTTCCCGTGTTGGAGTGGACTTTGCGGGTCCTATGTATGTCAGGGATATATTCGCTAAAGGGGGTGGAATGAACAAAGTTTACATAGCCTTATTCACATGCGCTACAAGCCGAGCTGTTCATCTTGAACTTGTGCCAAGTCTGACAGCGGAACGTTTTATCAAGGCCCTCGCTCGATTTAAGGGAAGAAGGGGAACCCCAACGTTGATTGTCCGTGACAATGGGAAGACTTTTAAGGACTCAAGGGTGCAGGCCTACTGTCAGCGTGATGGTACAAAATGGAGGTTCAATGTTGAGGCAGCCCCTTGGTGGGGTGGTTTTTTTGAACGTCTTGTGAAGTCTGTCAAGTTAAGTTTAAAGAAGTGTCTACGCAATGCGCGACTGAATTACGACGAACTGTCTACAACCCTTGTAGAAGTTGAAGCAGTCTTGAATTCACGTCCGTTGACTTACGTTTATGATGAGTTCGAGGAACCCCTGACGCCGTCTCACCTAGTCATAGGCCGAAGAATTCTGTCAATGCCATCAAAGAACTATTCTATTGATGTTCCACATACCCAGCAAGCGCTTTCAAGGAGAGCAAAGTTCTTGCAGAGCATCCTCAATCACTTCTGGAACCGCTGGCAAGCAGAGTATCTCACACAACTTAGAGAACAACATCGCTGTTCTAAGAGAGTTAGCTCACTGCGTAAGGTTCAAGTGGGAGATGTTGTGTGCATACATGAGAAGACGATCCCAAGACAACTGCGGCGACTTGGAAGGGTTCAACGCTTACTTCCTGGTCCGGATGGCGAAGTTCGAAGTGCAGTTGTGAAAGTTAAGTCCGGCAACTTGCCTTCGTCAGAATGGAGACGCCCTCTGCAGGGACTCTACCCTTTGGAAGTGAAGCTGAATGCTGAACCAGATAACGCTGTTCCTATTACAGTTGTGAGGTATGAAGATGTCCCAGCAGTTGTTGTAAATCCTAGCTAA
- the LOC138030551 gene encoding uncharacterized protein — MVDLESALKAQESQGKNQQSNSLESAGTAQGHLLSVHTHAKLPKLELKKFHGNPIEWYPFWESFESAVHKNSNLSGVDKFNYLKSLLTGIAQSVVTGLARTSANYEKAVELLKRRFGNRQVVISSHMKALTKIPKVASTSEVKRLRSLYDTVESHVRGLESMEISSAMYSCFLTPIIMQKLPEEFRIAISRNLESETWDLKEILSEFHKELQLREQCLVNPKDVRPSNSFQRGEPLQSTSALYSESAKNKRFSRVWCSFCNQNHQSSKCNVVTSAESRKQVLRKKGRCYLCLKFGHLSRNCKSPVKCFKCQGAHHVAICDSFEHTVSGPEQVENVPNVSTSLYVDQYRGSVLLQTATAEVVRPDNDSSPLNVRLVFDSCSQRYYVTQAVKEKLQLPVVGRDSLLIKTFGESDARLRTCEIVQVGIKTLCDTTAYIQAYVICGPLTQQSPELTQSSYEHLRDLPLADRAGGGVLAVSILVGADYYRSLVEGALVRGATWEPVALATKLGFVLSGPTMVMCDNVHANTVNLTAIHVLKVESSVINHDDLAAELKKFWDYESFGIHDDNASLYDKLVSLLRRLIVKPDVSRQYNDVIREQLKQGIIEPVDQGTTNGVGKVHYIPHHEVIRVDKETTRLRVVYDASTKAQSTTPSLNDCLYAGPLLSSLIYDILLRFRVHKVAISGDIEKTFLNISVDPRDRDYLRFLWVDDTGSKYPNLQVYRFARVAFGISSSPFLLNATIRHHLTSTDLPEEFVDCVLKSLCVDDFVGGEHSDDLVFEMFKNLKSSFKSGGFITRKWVSNSTLVHKRIEQHEREPPLDVEISTKPVE; from the exons ATGGTGGATTTAGAATCTGCACTGAAAGCGCAGGAATCACAAGGAAAAAATCAGCAATCGAATTCTTTGGAAAGCGCGGGAACTGCTCAAGGTCACCTACTGTCAGTTCACACGCACGCAAAGCTTCCCAAGCTCGAGCTGAAGAAATTTCACGGAAACCCCATCGAGTGGTATCCCTTTTGGGAATCTTTCGAATCAGCAGTTCATAAGAATTCAAACCTGTCTGGAGTGGATAAATTCAACTATCTGAAGTCGCTCCTAACAGGCATCGCCCAAAGCGTTGTCACTGGCCTCGCCCGGACAAGCGCTAACTACGAAAAGGCAGTGGAATTACTCAAACGAAGATTCGGAAACCGACAGGTTGTGATCTCGAGCCACATGAAGGCGCTCACAAAAATTCCCAAGGTTGCATCTACAAGCGAAGTTAAGCGGCTTCGAAGTTTGTACGACACAGTTGAATCACATGTTCGTGGATTGGAAAGTATGGAAATCTCTTCTGCAATGTATAGTTGTTTTTTAACACCGATTATCATGCAGAAATTACCGGAGGAATTTAGAATTGCAATCTCACGGAATTTGGAATCAGAAACATGGGATTTGAAGGAAATACTGAGTGAATTTCATAAGGAATTGCAACTGAGAGAACAATGTCTTGTGAACCCTAAGGATGTCAGACCGTCAAACTCGTTTCAGAGAGGTGAGCCGCTTCAATCTACTTCTGCTTTGTACTCTGAAAGCGCTAAGAACAAACGGTTTTCTCGTGTGTGGTGCTCGTTTTGCAATCAAAATCATCAGAGCTCGAAATGTAATGTGGTCACAAGTGCTGAGTCTAGAAAGCAAGTTTTGAGGAAGAAAGGCAGATGTTATCTTTGTCTCAAATTTGGGCATTTGTCACGAAACTGTAAAAGTCCTGTAAAATGTTTCAAATGTCAAGGAGCCCACCACGTTGCTATCTGTGATAGTTTTGAACACACTGTGAGTGGACCAGAACAAGTTGAGAATGTGCCAAATGTCTCTACCAGTTTGTATGTGGATCAGTACCGAGGGTCTGTGCTGTTGCAAACTGCAACTGCTGAAGTCGTGCGTCCAGACAATGACAGTAGTCCACTAAATGTGCGTCTTGTTTTCGACTCATGCAGTCAGCGATATTATGTGACTCAGGCTGTTAAGGAAAAATTGCAGCTACCCGTTGTTGGTAGAGATTCCCTGCTGATCAAGACCTTTGGAGAATCAGATGCCAGATTACGTACCTGTGAGATAGTTCAAGTTGGCATCAAAACGTTATGCGATACAACTGCGTACATTCAAGCGTATGTGATCTGTGGCCCCTTGACCCAACAGTCCCCTGAACTGACTCAGTCTAGCTATGAGCATCTCCGTGATCTTCCATTGGCTGACAGAGCTGGTGGTGGAGTGCTAGCAGTCAGCATTCTTGTTGGGGCTGACTACTATCGGTCCTTGGTGGAAGGTGCTTTAGTGAGGGGTGCAACATGGGAACCAGTTGCCCTAGCCACAAAGTTAGGATTTGTACTCTCTGGACCCACTATGGTCATGTGTGATAATGTTCATGCCAACACTGTGAATCTCACCGCAATTCATGTTTTGAAGGTTGAATCGAGTGTAATTAATCATGATGATCTTGCAGCAGAACTGAAAAAATTCTGGGACTATGAATCCTTTGGAATTCATGATGACAATGCCTCTCTGTATGACAA GCTGGTGTCACTGTTAAGGCGCCTGATTGTTAAGCCGGATGTGTCCAGGCAGTATAATGATGTCATCCGCGAACAGTTGAAACAAGGGATCATTGAACCTGTAGATCAAGGAACTACTAATGGTGTTGGCAAGGTGCATTACATTCCCCATCACGAGGTGATTCGTGTGGATAAGGAAACCACAAGGCTGCGCGTGGTTTATGATGCCAGTACTAAAGCACAGAGTACCACACCCAGTCTTAATGATTGTCTTTATGCGGGCCCACTACTGTCTTCCCTCATTTACGACATCCTTTTGAGGTTCCGCGTTCATAAAGTGGCCATCTCAGGAGACATAGAGAAAACCTTTCTGAACATTTCAGTTGACCCAAGGGATCGTGACTATCTTCGCTTCCTGTGGGTCGATGATACCGGAAGCAAATACCCAAATCTACAAGTTTACAGATTTGCAAGAGTTGCctttggcatttcctcaagtcCCTTCTTGTTGAATGCAACTATTCGTCATCACCTAACCTCCACTGATCTTCCCGAAGAATTTGTTGATTGTGTGTTGAAGAGCCTGTGTGTGGATGATTTTGTAGGTGGAGAACACTCTGATGATCTGGTCTTCGAGATGTTCAAGAATCTGAAATCATCTTTCAAGAGTGGAGGCTTTATTACGAGAAAGTGGGTGTCTAATTCTACACTAGTTCACAAACGAATTGAACAACATGAAAGAGAGCCTCCTCTGGATGTTGAAATCTCAACCAAGCCTGTTGAATAA